One Tepidimicrobium xylanilyticum DNA window includes the following coding sequences:
- the yyaC gene encoding spore protease YyaC yields MLNYSNNYIDSRSSFAVFEISNLISRYIAINMDNKQDLIILCIGTDRSTGDSLGPLVGYKLAPHIQPFEQVYLFGTLEEPVHAKNLEDITHYINSQHPNPFILAIDASLGNMDKIGYINIKKGPLKPGLGVNKNLPPVGDISITGVVNVGGMMEYIVLQNTRLSLVMNMANIIYKGIYKSLLSLYNQKYQRIF; encoded by the coding sequence ATGCTAAATTATAGTAATAACTACATAGATTCCAGATCCTCTTTTGCAGTATTTGAAATATCCAATTTAATTTCCAGATATATAGCTATAAACATGGATAATAAACAAGATCTAATCATTCTGTGTATTGGAACAGATAGATCTACAGGAGATTCCCTAGGCCCTTTAGTTGGATATAAGTTGGCTCCTCACATTCAGCCTTTTGAACAAGTCTATCTATTTGGAACTTTGGAAGAACCAGTACATGCCAAAAATCTAGAAGATATTACCCATTATATTAATAGTCAACATCCTAACCCCTTTATATTAGCAATTGATGCTTCTTTAGGAAATATGGACAAGATAGGATATATTAATATAAAAAAGGGCCCTTTAAAGCCCGGATTAGGAGTAAATAAAAATCTTCCCCCTGTTGGAGATATAAGTATTACAGGAGTAGTTAATGTAGGGGGAATGATGGAATATATTGTATTACAAAATACTAGACTGAGCTTAGTTATGAACATGGCCAACATTATTTATAAGGGCATTTACAAATCTCTTCTTTCCCTATACAATCAAAAATACCAACGTATATTTTAA
- a CDS encoding calcium-transporting P-type ATPase, PMR1-type, translating into MEFHKKDVEYLLTNLNTDDKVGLSSEEAEKRLEKYGFNELKEESKKSFFSKVLAQFNDFLIIILIAASIISYIVGEKTDSVVILSIVIINALLGLYQEGKAEKALEALKKMAAPNAKVIRDGATTIVPANALVPGDIVLLESGDIIPADLRLIESSNLKIEEASLTGESVPVEKNAQEVFNSEVSLGDRKNMAYMSTIVSYGRGKGVVVGTGHDTEIGKIATMIQTYEEEATPLQNRLNQLGKYLGIACITVCVLVFGIGLLQGRDLLEMFMIAISLAVAAIPEGLPAIVTIVLALGMNRMVKRNAIVKKLLAVETLGCTTVICSDKTGTLTQNEMTVVKVFTDNKIVDVSGIGYEPIGEFKIGDSILSLEESENLNTLLTIGLLCNDAVLDKTDEGYRILGDPTEGALVTLAGKGNMTKEELNKKYPRVDEIPFDSARKMMTTIHENFFPSKLVSFTKGAPDIVINRSNSIYINGKIVPLTEELKEDILNINTKFSRDALRVLALAFKVFDKLPEKVTSENVENQMVFVGLVGMIDPPRKEAKEAIQKCEEAGIKTVMITGDYKDTAFAIAKELGMASHEDEAIMGSDLDKVSDNEFRELVKKKRVYARVSPEHKVRIIDALKANGEIAAMTGDGVNDALALKKADIGVSMGITGTDVAKNTAEVILTDDNFASIVAAVEEGRIIYSNIKKFVFFLLSCNIGEILIVFLSILLGLEVPLIPIQLLWLNLVTDSFPALALGMEKGEPEIMKIPPRNVDEPILDKGMIRGIIVQSIAIALGALFAYRWGLITYGAESLIEARTITFATLITAELLRAYSARSEKHTVFEIGMFSNKTMTCATLISFVLLLVVIYLPFLQPIFDTYALSFKDWLIVISFSIFPFIVGELYKIILKKKA; encoded by the coding sequence ATGGAGTTTCACAAAAAAGATGTAGAATATCTGTTAACCAACTTAAACACCGATGATAAAGTTGGCCTATCCAGTGAAGAAGCAGAAAAGCGATTAGAAAAATATGGATTTAACGAACTAAAGGAGGAATCCAAAAAAAGTTTTTTTTCTAAGGTATTAGCCCAATTTAATGATTTTCTTATTATCATATTAATTGCAGCTAGTATCATTTCATATATTGTTGGAGAAAAAACGGACTCTGTTGTTATATTATCCATCGTTATAATAAATGCTCTATTAGGATTGTACCAAGAAGGGAAGGCAGAAAAAGCCTTAGAAGCTCTGAAAAAAATGGCTGCTCCCAATGCTAAAGTAATAAGAGATGGAGCTACTACCATCGTTCCAGCTAATGCTTTAGTCCCTGGGGATATTGTACTGTTAGAATCTGGAGATATTATACCAGCAGATTTGAGATTAATTGAAAGCTCGAACTTAAAAATAGAAGAAGCATCTCTTACTGGAGAATCGGTACCAGTTGAAAAGAATGCTCAAGAAGTTTTTAACAGCGAAGTATCTCTAGGAGATAGGAAGAATATGGCTTACATGAGCACCATCGTTTCCTATGGTAGAGGTAAAGGAGTAGTAGTAGGAACTGGTCATGATACCGAAATAGGAAAAATTGCAACTATGATTCAAACCTATGAAGAGGAAGCTACTCCCTTACAAAATAGATTGAATCAATTGGGAAAGTACTTAGGAATTGCCTGTATAACTGTATGTGTATTGGTATTTGGAATTGGTCTATTACAAGGAAGAGACCTTTTGGAAATGTTTATGATTGCAATTAGTTTAGCTGTAGCTGCCATTCCTGAAGGATTGCCAGCAATAGTAACTATAGTTTTAGCATTAGGTATGAACCGAATGGTAAAACGAAATGCTATAGTAAAAAAATTATTAGCTGTGGAAACTTTAGGATGTACTACTGTAATCTGCTCTGATAAAACTGGAACCCTTACACAAAATGAAATGACCGTAGTAAAAGTTTTTACCGACAACAAAATTGTTGATGTTTCCGGAATTGGATATGAACCAATAGGTGAATTTAAAATAGGAGATTCAATTCTTTCCTTAGAGGAGTCGGAAAACCTTAATACACTATTAACTATAGGCTTACTTTGTAATGATGCAGTATTAGATAAGACAGATGAAGGATATAGGATTTTAGGAGATCCTACAGAAGGAGCTTTAGTCACATTAGCTGGTAAAGGAAATATGACCAAGGAGGAATTAAACAAAAAATATCCTAGAGTAGATGAAATACCCTTCGATTCTGCACGAAAGATGATGACTACTATCCATGAGAACTTCTTCCCAAGTAAGCTAGTTTCCTTCACCAAAGGAGCTCCTGATATAGTTATAAATAGAAGCAATAGCATCTATATTAATGGCAAAATCGTTCCTCTTACTGAAGAGTTGAAGGAAGATATATTAAATATTAATACTAAATTTTCTAGGGATGCATTAAGAGTTTTGGCTTTAGCCTTTAAAGTTTTTGATAAACTACCAGAAAAAGTTACATCTGAAAATGTTGAAAACCAAATGGTTTTTGTAGGATTGGTCGGAATGATAGACCCACCTAGAAAGGAAGCTAAGGAAGCTATACAAAAATGCGAAGAAGCTGGAATTAAAACCGTCATGATTACTGGCGATTATAAGGACACAGCTTTTGCCATTGCTAAGGAATTAGGCATGGCTAGCCATGAGGATGAAGCCATAATGGGTAGCGATTTGGACAAAGTCTCAGATAATGAGTTTAGAGAATTGGTTAAGAAAAAAAGGGTTTATGCAAGAGTATCCCCTGAACATAAAGTAAGAATAATCGATGCACTAAAGGCAAACGGAGAAATTGCTGCTATGACTGGAGATGGAGTTAATGACGCTTTAGCATTAAAAAAAGCAGATATTGGTGTCTCCATGGGGATTACGGGAACTGATGTAGCTAAAAATACAGCAGAAGTAATTTTAACTGATGACAATTTTGCTAGCATTGTAGCTGCTGTTGAGGAAGGTAGAATAATTTATAGTAATATTAAGAAATTCGTATTCTTCCTCTTATCCTGTAATATAGGAGAAATATTGATCGTTTTCTTAAGTATCCTTTTAGGTTTAGAAGTACCCCTTATTCCTATTCAATTATTATGGTTAAACCTAGTTACCGATAGTTTTCCTGCTTTAGCCTTAGGTATGGAAAAGGGAGAGCCTGAAATAATGAAAATTCCTCCCCGTAATGTAGATGAGCCTATTTTGGATAAAGGAATGATAAGAGGAATAATAGTTCAAAGTATTGCCATTGCTTTAGGAGCTTTATTTGCTTACAGATGGGGTTTAATAACCTACGGTGCTGAAAGCTTAATAGAAGCAAGAACTATTACCTTTGCTACTTTAATTACTGCAGAACTGCTAAGAGCATATTCTGCTAGAAGTGAAAAGCATACTGTATTTGAAATTGGAATGTTTTCTAATAAAACCATGACTTGCGCTACTTTGATTTCTTTTGTTCTGTTGTTAGTAGTAATATATTTGCCATTTTTACAACCTATATTTGACACTTATGCATTAAGCTTTAAAGATTGGCTGATAGTTATATCTTTCTCAATATTCCCCTTCATCGTAGGGGAATTATACAAGATCATCTTGAAAAAAAAGGCCTAA
- a CDS encoding S8 family peptidase, translating to MRGMVSSKICPILNAKIMSQSNEELPVIVQLRERDERLENGIMNISTKVKNSLPIINGVACYLSTDAIYRLADNPDIEYISFDSQVFTQLDIAVPTVDGYLPHENQYKGKGITVAVIDTGVAPHEDLIKPYSRIIGFKDFINNKDKPYDDNGHGTHVAGIIAGNGYSSKGKYRGIAPESNILAIKALDKQGGGSTSTVIAAISYVIETKEKYKTKILNLSFGSPANNDYNKDPLCKACREAEKAGIIVVAAAGNSGPGERTILSPGVSPNVITVGAADDKRTIDPFDDEVASFSSRGPTKEGVEKPDIVAPGVNINSLSNDTLNGYKVLSGTSMATPLVSGAVALLLEKHKDLKSTDIKERLLKSCIDLKDSREKQGAGLLNLRLLFDEDEKKPSNSSHESFKYFQEELLESIFIILIILFLLDSKL from the coding sequence ATGAGAGGGATGGTCAGTTCAAAAATATGCCCTATTTTAAATGCTAAAATTATGTCTCAATCGAATGAAGAGCTGCCTGTAATAGTACAATTAAGGGAAAGAGATGAAAGATTGGAAAATGGAATTATGAATATATCTACAAAAGTAAAAAATTCACTGCCTATAATAAATGGAGTTGCTTGTTATCTCAGTACCGATGCAATTTATAGATTAGCCGATAATCCTGATATTGAATATATTAGTTTCGATTCCCAAGTATTTACCCAATTGGACATTGCTGTACCTACCGTAGATGGTTATTTGCCCCATGAAAATCAGTATAAAGGTAAAGGTATAACTGTTGCAGTAATAGATACTGGAGTTGCTCCACATGAAGATTTAATAAAACCCTATAGTAGAATCATAGGATTTAAAGATTTCATTAATAATAAAGACAAACCCTATGATGATAATGGACATGGAACTCATGTTGCTGGAATCATTGCTGGAAATGGTTATTCTTCTAAAGGCAAATATAGGGGAATTGCTCCCGAATCAAATATTTTGGCAATTAAAGCTTTAGATAAACAGGGTGGCGGAAGTACTTCCACCGTCATTGCTGCTATATCATATGTAATTGAAACCAAGGAAAAATATAAAACTAAAATTTTAAACCTTTCTTTTGGCAGCCCTGCAAATAATGATTATAATAAAGACCCACTATGCAAGGCATGTAGAGAAGCTGAAAAGGCGGGAATAATTGTAGTTGCTGCAGCTGGAAATAGCGGACCAGGTGAAAGAACTATATTATCCCCTGGAGTTAGCCCCAATGTAATTACAGTAGGAGCTGCAGACGATAAAAGAACTATAGACCCATTTGATGATGAAGTAGCCTCTTTCTCCAGTAGAGGCCCTACAAAGGAAGGAGTAGAAAAACCCGACATAGTTGCACCTGGAGTGAATATCAATTCCTTATCCAATGACACATTAAATGGATATAAAGTTTTAAGCGGTACTTCTATGGCTACTCCATTAGTTTCCGGTGCTGTTGCTTTGCTATTGGAAAAACATAAAGATTTAAAATCTACCGATATAAAAGAAAGGCTATTAAAATCCTGTATTGACCTTAAAGATAGTAGGGAAAAGCAAGGGGCTGGCCTCCTAAACCTGAGATTGCTTTTTGATGAAGATGAAAAAAAGCCTTCTAATAGTAGCCACGAAAGCTTTAAATATTTTCAAGAAGAGTTATTGGAAAGCATATTCATAATTTTAATCATATTGTTTTTACTTGATTCAAAATTATAA
- a CDS encoding peptidoglycan DD-metalloendopeptidase family protein, protein MDKPEHKGLENQVLTLIRNKVIDKTNKLKNRFKEEPKFRKAITLTMLFVITSLLLTTYKINEIRTRAYVVYFGEDQIGIVREQEEALNILSDIKRELSSKYNIDIVLNKDINFEDTHAKDELLSSPSEIKNNIRSKISFLVSGYALIVDGEELAYTKKKEDLEYVIETIKNQYLEGIDENSSLEEVSFVENVRIEKRDIPLNKLSDKEELLDHIKNGGEEIKTHIVEVGESLWTIAKIYDVNVDDLIEANSDKDPERLQIGDEIKLFRPKSLLTVKTVERIQYKEYTDYEVMVEYDDKMYKTEKKVKVKGEEGESEYIAKIIKHNGAIVEKEILEEKVIKEPKNELVVQGTKELPKTAATGVFLMPTRGYISSRYGMRSGRMHRGLDIAAKIGTPIKAADGGKVTFVGRKGAYGNLVEIDHENGYVTRYAHCNTIKVKKGDRVYKGQVIATVGNTGRSTGAHLHFEIIKNGKYQNPSSYVK, encoded by the coding sequence ATGGATAAACCAGAACATAAGGGTTTAGAAAATCAGGTTCTGACCCTTATAAGGAATAAGGTCATTGATAAGACTAATAAGCTAAAGAATAGATTTAAAGAAGAACCTAAGTTTAGGAAAGCGATAACATTGACAATGTTATTTGTAATAACGAGTTTATTGTTAACTACATATAAAATTAATGAAATAAGAACAAGAGCTTACGTGGTCTACTTTGGGGAAGACCAAATAGGAATTGTTAGAGAGCAAGAGGAAGCATTAAATATACTATCAGATATAAAAAGAGAGTTATCCAGTAAATATAACATAGATATCGTTTTAAACAAGGATATAAACTTTGAGGATACCCATGCAAAGGATGAACTATTATCATCGCCATCAGAAATAAAAAATAATATAAGGTCAAAGATTAGTTTCTTGGTAAGCGGTTATGCTCTAATAGTTGATGGTGAAGAACTTGCTTATACCAAAAAGAAAGAGGATTTGGAATACGTGATAGAGACTATTAAAAACCAGTATCTAGAAGGAATAGACGAAAATAGCAGTTTAGAAGAAGTAAGCTTTGTTGAAAACGTAAGGATTGAGAAAAGAGATATACCATTAAATAAATTAAGCGATAAAGAAGAGTTGTTAGATCATATTAAAAATGGTGGGGAGGAAATAAAAACCCATATAGTAGAGGTAGGAGAAAGCCTTTGGACTATAGCTAAGATTTATGATGTGAATGTGGACGATTTAATAGAAGCAAATTCTGATAAGGATCCGGAAAGGCTTCAGATAGGAGATGAAATTAAACTATTTAGACCTAAATCTTTGCTTACTGTAAAAACCGTTGAACGAATTCAATATAAGGAATATACAGATTATGAAGTAATGGTCGAATATGATGATAAGATGTATAAAACTGAAAAGAAAGTAAAGGTTAAGGGAGAAGAAGGAGAAAGTGAATATATTGCTAAAATTATAAAGCATAATGGAGCAATAGTTGAAAAGGAAATATTGGAAGAAAAAGTTATTAAGGAACCAAAAAATGAGCTGGTAGTACAAGGGACCAAGGAATTACCTAAAACCGCAGCTACAGGGGTATTTTTGATGCCTACTAGAGGGTACATATCTTCCAGATATGGTATGAGAAGTGGAAGAATGCATAGGGGATTGGATATTGCTGCAAAAATAGGTACCCCAATTAAAGCAGCGGATGGAGGAAAGGTAACTTTTGTAGGTAGAAAAGGAGCTTACGGAAATTTAGTTGAAATAGATCATGAAAATGGTTATGTTACAAGGTATGCCCACTGTAATACTATTAAAGTGAAGAAGGGCGATAGGGTATATAAAGGTCAAGTAATAGCAACGGTAGGAAATACGGGAAGGTCCACTGGGGCACATTTACATTTTGAAATAATTAAAAATGGTAAGTACCAAAATCCATCTAGTTATGTTAAATAA